TAAGAAAAGCATAGCGCAAGTCGCCGGCAAAGTCAAGTCCTTTCCCATTACTTATGGGTGCGAATTTCCAGGAAGTAAAAAAGGGCGTTAGTGGGGGCCGGGTGTTGGGGAGATTTTGCTCTGTTCGGTGAACAGTTATAAGTGAGCAGGGATAAATTGTATCCTAAGCTACATTTTCTCCCTAAAAGCGAAATCTTTATATTTTTTTTTACAATCTTCAAGCAAAATTCTGTATTCCCAAAATTCTCCACTTAGAATTTCAAACCAAACCCCAATCGAATGGCTCAGGGCAGATTTGAACTGCCGACCTTGGGCTTATGAGTCCCCTGCTCTGACCAACTGAGCTACTAAGCCGTTGTTTACACAGTTATCAATCATAACACACAATCACCCAATTGCACAAGAGCAAAAAAGGGAAGATTTTTTCTTCCCTTTGCGGGCATCTTTAACGTCTGCCTGGCAGGAAAGCGATGGGATTAACTGCGCCCTGGCCGGAGGGGTGAACCTCGAAATGTAGGTGGGGGCCGGTGCTAAAGCCGGTGCTGCCCATCTGGGCGATTGGTTCGCCTTGCTGAACAGTTTGGCCGCGACGCACTAAAAGACGGCTGTTATGGGCATAGAGAGTGGTGCTACCATCGGGGTGACGAAGTTTCACCAGATTGCCATAGCCGCCCGAATTCCAACCGGAGGCGATTACTTCACCGGCTGCCGCCGCCACAATTGGTGTACCCACTGGACCGGCGATATCGATGCCGCGATGAGGTCTGCCCCAGCGCCAACCGAAACCGGAGGTTAACACCCCCCTAGTGGGCCAGATAAAGCCGGTAAAAATAGGGGCGGGATTGGGTAAATGCTCATCGGGATTAGTGAGGGGAGGAAGGGAAGGTTCTACGGTTTCGCCGACGGGAATTCGGAGGCGGTCATTATATTCTTCCACATTGGTAGGAGCCGAACCGATAATCTGGGGGGGGGTGCTTTGGTTAGAACGCGAACGAATGGCGGTCCATTGGGGATTAGGGGTTATTTGCGGCTCATCGAGGGTTTCTGTGGGATTATCGACGGGAATAGCGATACTTTTCTGGGTTTCCGAAAGATTAGTTTCCCGCAGATTAGCCACCTCTTGGCGCAATCTTTCCCGATAGTTTCCAGTGATATTTTCGGGGAATTCTTCCGTCCCCGTGCTGGCAGTTGCTGGGGGCAGATTTTGCTGATTGCTGGGGTTAAAGGACAATCTCGGGCGATCGCCGACTAAGGGGGTAAGATTTTGATTAACTCTAGCGTTGGCAGAGTGATCGGGAATCACTAGGGTTTGATTAACTTTAATCTGATTGGGGTTGTCAATGCCGTTTTCCCTAGCTAATTCGGCGGGGGTGATGCCGAGAGCGCGAGCGATCGTGTTTAAGGTATCCCCGGGCCGAACCCGATAAACTTGGTTTTCTGGGGGAACTATGACGCGAGGGGTCGGAACGGCGGGAATTTCATTAACAGGAGCCGGATTTCCTAGGGTGACGCTGGGAATTTCCGGTCTGCTTGTCAAGGGAGGATTAAGGGGAATTGTGGCTATCGGGCGATCGCTTTCAGGGGTGGGAACGGGAATCGGGATCACCTGGCCGGTTGGTCGGGGGGATTCTTCGGGAGCAATAACGGGAATCTCGACGCTAGTTGGCGAATTATCGGGAACGAGAGCGGTAGTTTCGGTAACGATTACCGTTTCCCCAGAATCGGACTGATGGGGGGTTTCCTCGGTCCGTAAGGCGGCCAAACTTTCTTGGAGACGTTGACGGGTTTGACGGAGACTAGCAGAGGAACTATCCAACTGCTCAGGAGTTGCTGCCGGGGCTGCCGGGGGCAACTGCTCAGGAGTGGGAATTTTTAAGGTTTGTCCGATAATCAGATCGGAATGGGGGGAGAGATTATTGCGGGTAGCGATCGCTGTGGGGGTGGTTTGATAGGTGTCGGCTAAACTCCACAGGGATTCTCCCGGTTTTACCTGATGCTCAACTACTGATGTGGCGATGAATTTGACGGTAGCAAGTGCTTGGGATTGGATTATCTGCGGTTCTTTGAGTTTTTTACCCGCATCCTTGGCTTTTTGGGACAGGTCGATCACTTCCCATGCCAAGGGTAGAGAATTGGCGGCCTGGGCTGATTCTGAGGTGGAGTTGAGAATGCTAGGTACTCCCAGAGAGAGTGCTAATCCCAGCAGGGCAGCTGAGTAACGGACTCGGTTAGACTCAGCGGTGCAATTCTGTTCTGGGGTAGCGGATGTGATGGGGTGGTGGATAAAAGTCTCTTTCAAACAGACCTCCTGTGGTGTAAAGAGTTAGCTAGAGCCAGTCGATTGAGCCGATGATTCTAGCTTTCAGCATTAGCCTTGAGGCTAGAGTAGAAGTTAGGCCACTTTCTTTTTAGTCAAAATACCTAAAGGTGACTTTTAAGAGAGACTAACTTAGATTTTGCAATCATGCAAGTCTCCCTCTGACCATTAGCACCGGGATCACGGCAAGTTGGTGACATTTTGAATGTCCAGATAGACGATGCTCTATCTCAGATGTTCCAAGCTGATCAGCATTTTTCGTCTTGCCAATTTTTGCCAGTTTTTTGATAGAAATTTTTTATCGGTTTTGCCGTTTAGAAAGAAATTATTAATGATTCGCTGCTCGAAAAGAGCAACGATAGCTATTGGGGGGGCAATAATTAGGGTTTGCGGCAAAAAGTTTTTCGTGGGTGTGGGGTGTGGGGTGTGGGGTGTGGGGTGTAGGGTGTAGGGTGTGGGGTGTGGGGTGTGGGGTGTGGGGTGTGGGGTGTGGGGTGTGGGGTGTGGGGTGTGGGGTGTGGGGTGTGGGGTGTGGGGTGTGGGGTGTGGGGTGTGGGGTGTGGGGTGTGGGGTGTGGGGTGTGGGGTGTGGGGTGTGGGGTGTGGGATTTTACCGATTTTCAGGGAAAAAGTCAAAATTTCGCCTCCCACAAGGTTTTTAGATTTAATCAGCCAACCCTAATTAAAAAGAATACACGGCTGTTTTGATATTTTGGTAGTTATCATCTAGGTCTGATTCTAGGAGAATAATCGCAGTAATTCTTCTAGTCATCTCGCTGACTTCCTGCACTTCTGCGATAGTTAATCCCCGTCCTAATAATTTTTCCTCGCGATAACTTAGCCATTTTTTAATGACTTGATAACCCCCGATGGTATATTCCCAAACCTGGGCCGGTATATTTTGCCAATAGGCTCGATCATTGAGATAAATATCATAGGTGGTCGTTCCTAATAATTTTCGCATTTCTGGGCTAATTACGCTCATTTCTGCGGTTGTATATTGTCTGGCGATCGCTTTTCCTTTACCCGGCATTGTCACGCCATTTTTACCCCCGTGTCCCCAACCGAGGTTAATAATTAAATCCCCCTTATCTGGGTTTAAATTTCCCCCATCAGTGCAGGAAATCAAGGCGATTTTTTGCAGTGCAGGGGTCGGTTTTTTGGTGACTCCTATAACGGGGTTTTCTGTGTCTAAAAGAGAGGCGATCAATTGTCCTAGTTGGGCAGATTTAATTAATAATTCTTGGCTATTGGGAAGGGGAATCCTTGGGAAGTCTTGACGAATACCGTCGGCATTTTCCCCAAGATACAAGGGGGAGTACCCAATCGCTAACGAGTGCAGCCAAATTAAGGAGGCATTCTCGATATTTTCATCAAGATTATTAATACCCAGTTCATTTAAGTATTGACGAGATTTTTCTGAAAGATTGGCTGTTAGAGTGGTGTCGATAAATTCTTGTGTATTGAATAGTTGCTTTGAATATTTTTGTGTTTTTTGCTTACTTTCGGGTTTAAGTAAAATTGGAAAATGTCTTGCGTGTCCAGATATACAATCATAGTCACAAACTAACTTAGAAAAATAAAATGGAGAACCTTCTGGAGATTTATCCGCAGTATCACGAGATATTAAAAACGAATTTAAAATAATCTCTTTTTGTGCTAATAATTCAGGACTGGGACGTGAAAAAAGAGGTTGAATTTCACTATCTAAATAGGCTAGGCGAATATCAAAAGGCTTAAAAGGATAGGGAATTATTTTATCTGGTTTATAACTAACATTATCTCTCAACTTTGCTTTTCTGCTTTTTTCGGCTTTAAACTCACCTGAAGACTTCATCCAACGAGGGGCTATAGCTTCTATCTCTTGATCGGTTTTATTGGGGTCTAAATATAATTCGATTAATTCCAGTTGATTACGATCTGTCTTATAGACAATTAAAGAATTACCTCTCCTTTCTACTGGTCCATTGAAAGGCATTATTTTACATAAATCTGTTAACTTTGGCCATGCTAAATAGTGAGAGGAAACATCGGAGGGACGGAAAGAATAACGATTAGATTGTTCTGGGTTAGAGACTTGATACAAAGAATCAAAATCTTGATTATTTAAACTATCTAATAACTGTTCTCGTTTAGCAACTCCCCAGAAATGGCGAAAATAGACATCAACATTTTTATTCCTTACTTCCTTTCTTACCATTAGTCCGATAGTTGTCCCGACTCGAATCCCTTCCTTATTGTATTGAGTAGAAAAAACACTAGGATCGGGATTACCTTCAGGGGTTAACTTTCCTGTTTCGCGACTATCCCCATTGAGACAATCAAACCAAAGACGATCAAATTCTTGTAAAAATCTTTGACGCATCACCACAAAAGAAGGATCACCGAGATAGGAAAAATTAGAAATATAACAAACAACCCCTTTACCGGTATTTTCTGAAATACATCTTTCCGCTAAACGAAAAAAGCGCACATATAACTCATCCAAATTAAACTTTTTAATCCCCCAATCGGAGATTAAACCCTGTTTATACACTTCCACTAAACCTGCTTCTTCTGCGGGACTGGTTCCAGCAAAAGCATTGTAGGGAGGATTACCGAGAATAACTAAAATCGGTTTACCGCGCTTAACTTCATCAGCTGCCTCTCGTTCCTTATTTAACTCCGGAAAACTCAATTGTAGCTGTTGAATTTTCTGTTTACTTTCCTCATCGGGAGGTTGCCAACCGGTTAAAGCATTAGTCAGATA
This Microcystis wesenbergii NRERC-220 DNA region includes the following protein-coding sequences:
- a CDS encoding peptidoglycan DD-metalloendopeptidase family protein; protein product: MTSATPEQNCTAESNRVRYSAALLGLALSLGVPSILNSTSESAQAANSLPLAWEVIDLSQKAKDAGKKLKEPQIIQSQALATVKFIATSVVEHQVKPGESLWSLADTYQTTPTAIATRNNLSPHSDLIIGQTLKIPTPEQLPPAAPAATPEQLDSSSASLRQTRQRLQESLAALRTEETPHQSDSGETVIVTETTALVPDNSPTSVEIPVIAPEESPRPTGQVIPIPVPTPESDRPIATIPLNPPLTSRPEIPSVTLGNPAPVNEIPAVPTPRVIVPPENQVYRVRPGDTLNTIARALGITPAELARENGIDNPNQIKVNQTLVIPDHSANARVNQNLTPLVGDRPRLSFNPSNQQNLPPATASTGTEEFPENITGNYRERLRQEVANLRETNLSETQKSIAIPVDNPTETLDEPQITPNPQWTAIRSRSNQSTPPQIIGSAPTNVEEYNDRLRIPVGETVEPSLPPLTNPDEHLPNPAPIFTGFIWPTRGVLTSGFGWRWGRPHRGIDIAGPVGTPIVAAAAGEVIASGWNSGGYGNLVKLRHPDGSTTLYAHNSRLLVRRGQTVQQGEPIAQMGSTGFSTGPHLHFEVHPSGQGAVNPIAFLPGRR
- a CDS encoding type ISP restriction/modification enzyme, with translation MNPLVNYFRNLHEIHSSQAAVKETSYYGTLETLLNEIGKTLKPRVRCIINLRNQGAGLPDGGLFNVDQFPKNQELEPFTAIFPERGAIEIKGTKEDIKKIAASEQVQKYWQKYGQVLVSNYRDFLLIGRNSQGQPVELEAYSLAPSEAEFWLKTSNPSKFAAEHGDSLLEYLKRVLLQAAPITSPADVAWFLASYARDAKARLEHHSDLPALANIRQALENALGIKFEREQGNKFFRSTLVQTLFYGLFSAWVLWHKQNLNREDKEDKFDWKSAAHHLHVPMLAILFEQIAAPSKLKSLGLIEVLNWTGAALNRVRREEFFRQFDEGQAVQYFYEPFLQAFDPDLRKELGVWYTPPEIVRYMVARVDRVLREELNIEDGLANPDVYILDPCCGTGAYLVEVLRYITDTLQENGAGALAMALVKKAAIERIFGFEILTAPFVVAHLQLGLFLQSLGVPLIEDSERVGIYLTNALTGWQPPDEESKQKIQQLQLSFPELNKEREAADEVKRGKPILVILGNPPYNAFAGTSPAEEAGLVEVYKQGLISDWGIKKFNLDELYVRFFRLAERCISENTGKGVVCYISNFSYLGDPSFVVMRQRFLQEFDRLWFDCLNGDSRETGKLTPEGNPDPSVFSTQYNKEGIRVGTTIGLMVRKEVRNKNVDVYFRHFWGVAKREQLLDSLNNQDFDSLYQVSNPEQSNRYSFRPSDVSSHYLAWPKLTDLCKIMPFNGPVERRGNSLIVYKTDRNQLELIELYLDPNKTDQEIEAIAPRWMKSSGEFKAEKSRKAKLRDNVSYKPDKIIPYPFKPFDIRLAYLDSEIQPLFSRPSPELLAQKEIILNSFLISRDTADKSPEGSPFYFSKLVCDYDCISGHARHFPILLKPESKQKTQKYSKQLFNTQEFIDTTLTANLSEKSRQYLNELGINNLDENIENASLIWLHSLAIGYSPLYLGENADGIRQDFPRIPLPNSQELLIKSAQLGQLIASLLDTENPVIGVTKKPTPALQKIALISCTDGGNLNPDKGDLIINLGWGHGGKNGVTMPGKGKAIARQYTTAEMSVISPEMRKLLGTTTYDIYLNDRAYWQNIPAQVWEYTIGGYQVIKKWLSYREEKLLGRGLTIAEVQEVSEMTRRITAIILLESDLDDNYQNIKTAVYSF